One region of Exiguobacterium acetylicum genomic DNA includes:
- a CDS encoding DedA family protein codes for MLEWLFSAGESNLWLFLGIMIVGLGTELIPAEVGLPLLGLYVSNGTVSWTTAVLVGFLGSLMGATVFYLLGRYAGRPILIRYGKWLLIKEKEIEQGERIVGKYGTWSALFGRFFPVVRSVVSIPCGLFGLSFKRYLLASSIGLFPVSFFYIWVGERFGVERAESMLKGLEQELWWILGGIVVILGGYVLYRRAKAKRKEQKQDTQTKQQDS; via the coding sequence ATGTTGGAATGGTTGTTTTCAGCCGGAGAATCCAATCTCTGGCTGTTTTTAGGAATTATGATCGTTGGTCTTGGAACAGAATTGATTCCGGCAGAAGTGGGCTTACCGTTGCTCGGTCTATATGTGTCGAACGGAACGGTCAGTTGGACAACTGCTGTTCTGGTCGGTTTTTTAGGAAGTCTGATGGGCGCGACGGTCTTTTATCTTCTAGGTCGTTATGCAGGTCGTCCGATACTTATCCGGTACGGCAAATGGTTACTGATTAAAGAAAAAGAAATTGAGCAAGGGGAGCGCATCGTCGGGAAATATGGAACATGGTCTGCTTTGTTCGGACGCTTTTTCCCCGTCGTGCGCTCGGTCGTCTCGATTCCGTGTGGTTTGTTTGGTCTTTCGTTCAAACGCTATTTACTCGCTTCAAGTATTGGACTTTTTCCGGTTTCCTTCTTTTACATCTGGGTCGGTGAACGATTCGGAGTAGAACGTGCTGAATCCATGCTAAAAGGATTAGAACAGGAGTTATGGTGGATCTTAGGTGGAATCGTCGTGATTCTTGGTGGATACGTTCTCTACCGTCGTGCTAAAGCGAAGCGTAAAGAACAGAAGCAAGACACACAAACGAAACAACAAGATTCATGA
- a CDS encoding potassium/proton antiporter, giving the protein MSLQLTILLIGILLFAAVWTTKLSSRLNIPALLIFIALGMIAGSDITGFIRFDDAELAQLLGTVALIIILFEGGLQTVWKEVRHELAPSLSLATFGVFIATSIVAVASHYILGFSWANAFLLGAIVGSTDAAAIFSVLSGQPIRRKVGSTLEVESGTNDPMAVFLTVLFLEFVTNPEEASLLSGLGSLVWEMAMGLLIGLFIGWAASTLINRIDLSSSSFYPIMLMSFAFLSFGLADTFHASGFLAVYVTAIYISNHELVYRQTLVRFTMSMAHLAQIGMFIVLGLLVFPKQLLDVQVILSSIALALILIFIARPLSVWVSLLPFRYSWQEKVFISFAGLKGAVPIILATYPLVADIENASMIFNIVFFTVLLSTLIQGSMLTFLSERLRLNETQTSAIHTVIEFMSIGKPNAEIIELTLPMSHPFIGTTISEIDLPQEFLITAIIRDDQIITPRGDTALEGNDQLLLLTPKHRIKTLKRFLFPPA; this is encoded by the coding sequence ATGTCCTTGCAACTCACGATTTTATTGATTGGTATATTGCTGTTTGCCGCTGTCTGGACGACGAAGTTATCAAGTCGTCTGAATATTCCTGCTCTACTGATTTTTATCGCCCTTGGTATGATTGCTGGAAGCGACATTACGGGGTTCATTCGTTTTGACGATGCAGAACTGGCTCAGCTTCTTGGAACCGTCGCCCTCATCATCATCTTATTCGAAGGTGGTCTGCAAACAGTTTGGAAGGAAGTGCGTCATGAATTAGCCCCTTCCCTCTCGCTTGCGACGTTCGGGGTCTTCATCGCTACATCCATCGTTGCCGTTGCTTCCCATTATATTCTGGGCTTTAGTTGGGCGAATGCTTTTTTACTCGGGGCAATCGTTGGTTCGACGGATGCCGCTGCTATCTTTTCTGTCTTGAGTGGTCAGCCGATTCGACGGAAAGTCGGATCAACACTCGAAGTTGAGTCCGGTACGAATGACCCGATGGCCGTCTTTTTGACTGTCTTGTTCCTTGAGTTCGTGACAAACCCTGAAGAAGCATCGCTCTTATCGGGTCTTGGATCACTCGTTTGGGAAATGGCAATGGGACTTCTGATTGGTTTGTTCATCGGATGGGCAGCTTCGACCTTGATCAATCGGATCGATTTGTCCTCTTCTAGCTTTTATCCGATCATGCTCATGTCGTTTGCTTTCCTGTCTTTCGGTTTAGCTGATACGTTCCATGCCAGTGGATTTTTAGCCGTTTATGTCACAGCGATCTACATCAGTAATCATGAACTCGTCTACCGACAGACACTCGTTCGTTTTACGATGAGTATGGCGCATCTTGCCCAAATCGGAATGTTCATCGTGCTCGGTCTACTTGTCTTTCCGAAACAATTGCTCGATGTTCAGGTCATCCTGTCTTCCATTGCGCTGGCGCTGATCCTCATTTTCATCGCTCGTCCTTTGTCAGTCTGGGTAAGTCTTCTTCCGTTTCGTTATTCGTGGCAAGAGAAGGTCTTCATTTCTTTTGCTGGTCTAAAAGGAGCAGTACCGATCATTCTCGCGACATACCCTCTCGTTGCGGATATCGAGAATGCATCGATGATCTTCAATATCGTGTTTTTCACAGTCTTACTATCTACGCTAATTCAAGGGAGTATGTTGACGTTCCTTTCCGAGCGGTTACGACTGAACGAAACACAGACTTCTGCTATCCATACCGTCATTGAATTCATGTCAATCGGTAAACCGAATGCGGAAATCATTGAATTGACCTTACCGATGTCCCATCCATTCATTGGAACGACGATTTCAGAGATTGATTTGCCTCAGGAATTTTTGATCACAGCTATCATCCGTGATGATCAAATCATTACACCACGTGGGGACACTGCCCTAGAAGGCAATGATCAGTTACTACTGCTTACCCCAAAACATCGGATCAAGACACTGAAGCGATTCCTGTTTCCTCCCGCTTAA
- a CDS encoding ABC transporter substrate-binding protein: protein MRKRRWAALPVVTTAMVVALAACGGGTLNSDDSKDSGSKDGKTLNVFQFKAEIAKDMEKMAKAYEKETGTKVVVQTVGGGSDYGAALKSQFASGNEPDVFNNGGFTEAKTWQDKLEDLSDEKWVGDLTDLSKEPMTIDGKLYGMPMNLEGYGFIYNKDIFKKAGITELPKTLTELTEASKKLKADGVTPFSIGYGEWWILGNHLLNIPVAQQDDPDQFIADLNSGKAKFEDNKQFKEFMNLFDLTIEYGNKNPLTTDYNTQVSQFAEGKTAMLQQGNWAQQLITDVNPDINMGFIPMPINDDKEKMDRLPVGVPNNWVVNKNSKNKAEAKKFLEWMATSDTGKDYMVNKFKFIPAFKSIEAKDLGPLADDIQAYSKDGKTISWNWFKYPDGAVNEFGAIMQAYVGKQKTADEMLQDFTKTWDKMKK, encoded by the coding sequence ATGCGTAAAAGAAGATGGGCAGCATTACCTGTCGTCACGACGGCGATGGTCGTCGCTTTGGCAGCATGTGGTGGCGGTACATTGAATAGCGATGACTCGAAAGATAGTGGTTCAAAAGATGGTAAGACGCTCAACGTATTCCAATTCAAGGCTGAAATCGCAAAAGACATGGAAAAGATGGCAAAAGCGTATGAAAAGGAAACCGGGACGAAAGTCGTCGTGCAAACAGTCGGTGGTGGTTCGGACTATGGCGCGGCTCTGAAATCACAGTTCGCTTCAGGTAATGAACCGGATGTCTTTAACAACGGTGGCTTTACGGAAGCAAAGACATGGCAGGATAAGTTAGAAGACTTGTCAGATGAAAAGTGGGTCGGTGATCTAACGGATCTATCAAAAGAGCCAATGACGATTGATGGTAAATTGTATGGTATGCCAATGAACCTTGAGGGGTATGGCTTTATCTACAATAAAGATATCTTCAAAAAAGCCGGTATCACGGAACTTCCGAAAACATTAACTGAATTGACGGAAGCTTCTAAGAAGCTGAAGGCAGACGGAGTGACGCCATTCTCGATTGGGTACGGAGAGTGGTGGATTCTCGGTAATCACTTGTTGAACATTCCGGTCGCACAGCAGGATGATCCAGATCAGTTCATCGCGGATCTCAACTCTGGAAAAGCGAAGTTCGAGGACAATAAACAGTTCAAGGAATTCATGAATCTATTTGATTTAACGATTGAGTACGGGAATAAAAATCCGTTAACGACGGACTACAACACACAAGTCTCTCAATTTGCTGAAGGTAAGACAGCGATGCTTCAACAAGGGAACTGGGCACAACAATTGATTACGGACGTCAATCCGGACATCAACATGGGCTTCATCCCGATGCCGATCAATGATGATAAAGAAAAAATGGATCGTCTTCCTGTCGGCGTACCAAACAACTGGGTCGTCAATAAGAACTCGAAGAACAAAGCAGAAGCGAAAAAATTCCTCGAGTGGATGGCGACGTCTGACACAGGAAAAGACTACATGGTCAATAAATTTAAATTCATCCCTGCCTTTAAATCAATCGAAGCGAAAGATTTAGGACCGCTTGCAGATGATATTCAAGCATACTCGAAAGACGGAAAAACGATCTCATGGAACTGGTTCAAGTATCCGGATGGTGCTGTAAACGAGTTCGGAGCGATCATGCAAGCATATGTTGGTAAGCAAAAAACAGCTGACGAGATGCTGCAGGACTTCACGAAAACATGGGATAAAATGAAGAAATAA
- a CDS encoding NCS2 family permease, whose product MFKLAAHQTTVKREIQAGFVTFITMAYILLVNPTILADAGIPQAQAFSATIIATLIGTLLMGLYANLPIAVAPGMGLNAYFTYTLVVGEKIPYQTALSVVFVAGVIFLLLSLSPIRTKLIEIIPMTLKLAITGGIGLFIASLGLKMSGILVASEDTLVTIGALTSPEALITLIGLLVAAILTIKRVPGAILYAMILSGLIAFLTGELKFSDSFVALPTLPEGLIITNPFNAIQDVFQYGLFSGVLSFVLVTMFDTTGTMVAVGEQAGLIEEDGSLKNSERALLSDSTAMVAGSLFGTSPTTAYVESAAGVAAGGRTGLTSVTVGILFALSAVFGPFVQSISSVPAITAPALILVGAFMIQNIKQIPWDDFSEAFTAFLVILIMPLSGSIATGIAFGFIVYPIMKAIQKERVHPLIYVFALLFFIQLFFL is encoded by the coding sequence ATGTTTAAACTTGCCGCACATCAAACAACCGTAAAACGTGAAATCCAAGCTGGATTCGTGACGTTCATTACGATGGCATATATTCTGCTCGTCAATCCAACGATTTTAGCAGATGCCGGTATCCCCCAAGCCCAAGCATTTTCTGCGACGATCATCGCGACATTGATTGGTACGCTCCTGATGGGGCTTTATGCGAATCTACCGATCGCAGTCGCACCCGGAATGGGACTCAATGCGTATTTCACTTATACACTTGTCGTTGGTGAGAAGATTCCCTATCAGACAGCACTCTCAGTTGTCTTCGTCGCTGGTGTCATTTTCTTATTGTTATCACTCTCACCGATCCGTACGAAGCTGATTGAAATCATTCCGATGACATTAAAGCTTGCGATCACAGGTGGAATTGGTCTTTTCATTGCTTCACTCGGTCTGAAGATGTCAGGAATTCTCGTCGCTAGTGAAGATACACTCGTCACGATTGGCGCATTGACGTCACCAGAAGCATTGATCACACTCATCGGACTATTAGTTGCCGCCATCTTGACGATCAAACGTGTACCAGGTGCTATTTTATATGCCATGATCCTTTCTGGATTGATTGCATTCCTGACAGGTGAATTGAAGTTTTCCGATTCCTTCGTTGCGTTACCGACGTTACCAGAAGGATTGATCATCACGAATCCGTTCAACGCCATTCAAGACGTATTCCAATACGGTCTGTTCAGCGGTGTCCTCTCCTTCGTTCTCGTGACGATGTTTGATACGACAGGTACGATGGTCGCTGTCGGAGAACAGGCTGGATTGATTGAAGAAGATGGATCATTGAAAAACAGCGAACGTGCCCTATTATCTGATTCGACTGCGATGGTCGCTGGTTCATTGTTCGGAACAAGTCCCACAACGGCTTACGTAGAATCTGCAGCGGGTGTTGCTGCTGGTGGACGGACTGGACTCACATCCGTGACGGTCGGGATTTTATTCGCATTATCTGCCGTCTTTGGACCGTTCGTTCAATCGATTTCGAGCGTCCCTGCGATTACTGCGCCAGCATTGATTTTAGTCGGTGCCTTCATGATTCAAAACATCAAACAGATTCCATGGGATGACTTCAGCGAAGCCTTCACGGCTTTCCTCGTCATCTTGATCATGCCATTATCCGGTAGCATCGCAACCGGTATCGCATTCGGTTTCATCGTCTATCCAATCATGAAAGCTATCCAAAAAGAGCGTGTCCATCCACTCATCTATGTATTCGCGCTTCTCTTCTTCATCCAATTATTTTTCTTATAA
- a CDS encoding sensor histidine kinase — MKSIRTRLIRLVVLAILIPTALATSISYLYVRHQNIEQAERSSLNVLTRGNTQVTHYIEDIRRLSTSLYANRSLMNIMRVGADQELDESDGVVSRAMLGLFLSRQDIEQLHFVILNGYSEYSVYNMKTTSRGTFDWMQETDYFRLMKQKSGWLIDGAHTIEPYNVHTMILDEKQVVSFRYRIDRVETDEPLGFLSVDIPVRVFEQQLKLFENDPEESLWLMTEQHILAQTGAEMELPVDQFTGQSGSLRVGKSFIVYSKTMTNGVPLILVKRIPYASVIQGANETALILVLIGLVSLFVMIIAASLVAMQITKPIKQLTANVWRVEQGDLSAPFVATTNDEIGLLNRQFQRMIQRIDRLIKREYRLALENRTNELRALQSQLNPHFLFNALQSIGTTTLQGDRKIAYRSITGLSQMMRYSMNNEQTIVTLKQEVDHLQAYIRLQQQRFPERFRYIVDVPWHLNDIEVPKMILQPFAENYFKHGFRQQLAATENYLAYKVRTDGGRLIIQIENSGAILETGRLEEIDRKMRMHRNPEDLETSGIGLHNIYERLLIFYGEQANMTLSSSAVEGGFKIVIRIPYEKGDLA, encoded by the coding sequence ATGAAAAGTATCCGGACACGTTTGATTCGTCTCGTCGTCCTGGCGATCTTGATTCCGACAGCCCTCGCGACATCGATCTCCTACTTGTATGTACGGCACCAAAACATTGAACAGGCAGAACGTTCTAGCCTGAACGTGTTGACGCGAGGAAATACACAGGTGACCCATTACATAGAGGATATCCGCCGTCTCTCGACAAGTCTGTATGCGAATCGTTCGTTGATGAACATCATGCGCGTCGGAGCAGATCAGGAACTAGACGAATCTGATGGAGTCGTTTCGCGGGCGATGTTAGGTCTGTTTTTATCACGTCAGGATATCGAGCAGTTACATTTCGTCATCTTAAATGGTTATTCGGAGTATTCGGTCTACAACATGAAAACGACGAGTCGGGGAACGTTTGATTGGATGCAAGAAACGGATTATTTTCGATTGATGAAACAAAAAAGTGGCTGGTTGATTGACGGAGCGCACACGATTGAACCATACAATGTGCACACGATGATTCTTGATGAGAAACAAGTCGTCAGTTTTCGTTATCGCATCGATCGTGTCGAAACAGATGAGCCACTCGGCTTCCTTTCAGTGGATATTCCAGTCCGTGTATTCGAACAACAATTGAAACTGTTCGAGAATGATCCGGAAGAGTCGTTATGGTTGATGACAGAACAACATATTTTGGCACAGACTGGGGCAGAGATGGAACTACCGGTCGATCAATTCACTGGGCAGAGTGGGAGTTTACGTGTCGGAAAATCGTTCATCGTCTATTCGAAGACGATGACGAATGGCGTTCCACTCATACTCGTCAAACGGATTCCGTATGCGTCAGTCATCCAAGGGGCGAATGAAACGGCATTGATTCTTGTTTTGATTGGTTTAGTCTCACTGTTCGTCATGATCATTGCCGCAAGTCTCGTTGCCATGCAGATCACGAAACCAATCAAACAGTTGACAGCAAACGTCTGGAGAGTCGAACAAGGGGATTTATCAGCACCATTCGTTGCGACGACGAATGACGAGATTGGATTACTCAACCGTCAGTTCCAACGCATGATTCAACGGATTGATCGTTTAATCAAAAGGGAGTATCGACTGGCACTTGAAAACCGGACGAATGAGCTACGGGCATTACAATCTCAGCTCAATCCGCACTTCTTATTCAATGCCTTACAATCGATCGGAACGACGACGCTACAAGGAGACCGGAAGATCGCGTACCGCTCGATCACCGGATTATCACAAATGATGCGCTACTCGATGAATAATGAGCAGACGATCGTAACCCTAAAACAAGAAGTCGATCATCTTCAAGCGTATATTCGTTTGCAACAGCAACGTTTTCCGGAACGGTTCCGTTATATCGTTGACGTCCCGTGGCATCTCAATGACATTGAAGTGCCGAAGATGATCTTGCAACCGTTCGCTGAAAATTACTTCAAACACGGCTTTCGACAGCAATTAGCAGCGACAGAAAACTATCTCGCCTACAAAGTACGGACGGATGGTGGACGTCTCATCATTCAAATCGAGAATAGTGGCGCTATTCTTGAAACAGGACGACTTGAAGAGATTGATCGAAAAATGCGCATGCATCGTAACCCAGAAGATCTCGAGACGAGCGGCATTGGTCTCCATAATATTTATGAACGGCTCTTGATTTTTTACGGGGAGCAAGCAAATATGACGCTCTCTTCTTCAGCAGTAGAGGGAGGATTCAAAATCGTGATTCGGATTCCATATGAGAAGGGGGACTTGGCATGA
- a CDS encoding response regulator transcription factor, translated as MNVLIVDDERHVREAVKLLGEWDSWQVSHIYEAEHGEEAKRLLDTGTIDLMLTDVEMPGLDGLTLLEWTKNHHPKVVTIVLTGYDDYTYMRRAILHQSFDYLLKPVDPDVLNDALSRAMECIHPVVESGEAIDQIAKYIETHYAEELTLQFMSERFYLSREYISRRFKQRFSVNLSDYIQTIRLNRAKELLSETEARIYEIALEVGYQDDKYFRKVFKKQFGMTPNEFRELLSI; from the coding sequence ATGAACGTGTTGATCGTAGATGATGAACGACATGTACGGGAAGCGGTCAAATTGCTCGGAGAATGGGACAGTTGGCAGGTCTCACATATTTACGAGGCGGAACATGGGGAAGAAGCGAAACGATTACTGGATACTGGAACGATCGATTTAATGCTGACAGATGTCGAAATGCCTGGACTCGACGGATTAACATTACTAGAATGGACAAAAAATCATCATCCAAAGGTCGTCACGATCGTGCTGACAGGGTATGATGATTATACGTATATGCGACGTGCCATTTTGCATCAATCCTTTGATTATTTATTGAAGCCGGTTGATCCAGATGTACTCAATGATGCCTTGTCCCGCGCGATGGAATGTATCCATCCGGTAGTGGAATCAGGAGAAGCGATTGATCAAATCGCCAAATACATCGAAACGCATTATGCGGAAGAATTGACACTGCAATTCATGAGCGAACGGTTTTACTTGAGCCGAGAGTATATATCACGACGCTTCAAACAGCGTTTTTCCGTTAACTTATCTGATTACATCCAAACGATTCGCTTGAATCGAGCGAAGGAATTATTGAGTGAGACGGAAGCGCGCATTTACGAAATCGCACTTGAAGTCGGATATCAGGACGATAAGTATTTTCGGAAAGTGTTCAAAAAACAATTCGGTATGACACCGAATGAGTTTCGTGAATTGTTGTCGATTTAA
- the deoD gene encoding purine-nucleoside phosphorylase, which produces MSVHINAAEGQIAETVLLPGDPLRAKYIAETFLEDVVLYNEVRGMYGFTGTYKGKKVSVQGTGMGVPSMSIYANELVQSYGAKNLIRVGTAGGITPDVKVRDVVIAMSASHDMAQNRVRFNGLDYAPTASFDLLHKAYTAAKEQGIDAKVGQIFTTDQFYQDDFHHFKKWADFGCLAIEMEAAGLYTLAAKHKVNALTILTISDHLLTGEETTSEERQTTFNDMMKVALETAIQL; this is translated from the coding sequence ATGAGTGTACACATTAACGCAGCTGAAGGACAAATCGCCGAAACGGTCTTACTTCCAGGAGATCCATTACGTGCTAAATACATCGCCGAGACGTTTTTAGAGGATGTCGTTCTTTATAACGAAGTTCGAGGAATGTATGGCTTCACAGGTACTTATAAAGGGAAAAAAGTCTCTGTTCAAGGAACAGGTATGGGTGTACCATCGATGTCAATCTATGCGAACGAACTCGTTCAGTCATACGGTGCGAAGAACTTGATCCGTGTCGGAACTGCCGGTGGGATCACGCCAGACGTTAAAGTTCGTGACGTCGTCATCGCGATGAGCGCTTCGCATGACATGGCACAGAACCGTGTTCGTTTTAATGGACTAGACTATGCACCAACAGCTTCTTTTGATCTGTTGCATAAAGCATATACAGCAGCCAAAGAACAAGGTATCGATGCAAAAGTTGGTCAAATCTTCACGACGGATCAGTTCTATCAAGATGATTTCCATCACTTCAAAAAATGGGCAGATTTCGGATGCCTCGCGATCGAGATGGAAGCGGCAGGTCTTTACACACTTGCAGCAAAACATAAAGTAAACGCACTGACGATCTTGACGATTTCAGATCACCTGTTGACAGGTGAAGAAACGACATCGGAAGAGCGCCAGACGACATTCAACGATATGATGAAAGTCGCGCTCGAGACAGCGATTCAATTATAA
- a CDS encoding aldehyde dehydrogenase yields METTMTETVLSERLETQRHFFQTGATRSLAFRLSMLTFLRQAIETHEAAIYEALKQDLNKGQHDAFTTEIGFVYGEIQRMERQLRRLARPKRVATPLLHIGSKSEIQYEPYGNVLVIAPWNYPFQLALAPVIGAIAAGNTVVLKPSELTPNVSRVLREVFETAFHERFGIVIEGDAEVSSALLNERFDYIFFTGSTRVGKIVHQAAAKHLTPVTLELGGKSPTIVHKDADLRLAAKRIAWGKWLNAGQTCIAPDYVLIHEDVKERFLQLIEEEAFKQYGNGVGVSSYVKIVSDDHLNRLSSYLSQGTIEFGGQVDPETRKMAPTVMTNVAVDAPLMQDEIFGPILPVLTYREVEEVIAFVNDRDKPLALYLFTENKAVEHRILERISFGGGCVNDTLMHVAQHHLPFGGVGASGMGGYHGKYSFETFSHRKGIVKNTTAFDLPFRYMRTNSNSKWMRFLL; encoded by the coding sequence ATGGAGACAACGATGACAGAGACAGTGCTTTCAGAGCGCCTTGAGACACAGCGTCACTTTTTCCAAACAGGTGCAACACGTAGTCTAGCTTTTCGCTTAAGCATGCTGACGTTCTTACGCCAAGCGATTGAAACGCATGAAGCCGCGATCTATGAGGCATTAAAACAAGATCTCAATAAAGGACAGCATGATGCTTTTACGACGGAAATCGGTTTCGTTTATGGAGAGATTCAACGGATGGAGCGACAACTCCGTCGACTGGCACGTCCAAAGCGTGTTGCAACACCGCTTCTGCATATCGGCTCAAAAAGTGAAATCCAGTACGAACCCTATGGCAACGTTCTTGTCATCGCGCCATGGAACTATCCTTTCCAGCTGGCACTTGCTCCGGTCATTGGTGCGATTGCAGCGGGGAATACGGTCGTCCTTAAACCATCCGAACTGACACCGAACGTCTCTCGTGTATTACGAGAAGTTTTTGAAACGGCATTCCATGAACGATTCGGAATCGTCATAGAAGGAGATGCTGAAGTCAGTAGCGCTTTACTAAACGAGCGTTTTGATTATATCTTCTTTACGGGTTCCACACGCGTCGGAAAAATCGTGCATCAGGCTGCGGCGAAGCATTTAACACCGGTCACACTTGAACTGGGTGGGAAATCACCGACGATCGTTCACAAGGATGCGGATCTTCGTCTAGCAGCGAAGCGGATCGCATGGGGAAAATGGCTGAATGCCGGACAAACATGTATTGCCCCGGATTACGTATTGATCCATGAAGACGTCAAAGAACGTTTCTTGCAGTTGATTGAAGAAGAAGCCTTCAAACAGTACGGGAATGGCGTCGGCGTCTCATCCTACGTCAAAATCGTATCGGACGATCATCTGAATCGCCTTAGCAGTTACTTGTCGCAAGGGACGATCGAATTCGGTGGACAAGTGGATCCGGAAACGCGTAAGATGGCGCCGACTGTCATGACGAATGTAGCGGTGGATGCTCCATTGATGCAAGACGAAATCTTCGGACCGATCTTGCCGGTATTGACATACCGTGAAGTCGAAGAGGTCATCGCGTTCGTTAACGATCGTGATAAGCCGCTTGCACTTTATCTGTTCACAGAGAACAAAGCCGTCGAACATCGTATCCTTGAACGGATTTCATTCGGTGGCGGATGTGTCAATGACACATTAATGCACGTCGCACAGCATCATCTACCATTTGGTGGAGTCGGGGCGAGTGGCATGGGTGGATATCATGGCAAGTATAGTTTCGAGACGTTCAGCCATCGTAAAGGAATCGTCAAAAACACGACGGCGTTCGATTTACCTTTCCGCTACATGCGAACAAATAGCAATTCCAAATGGATGCGCTTTTTGTTATGA
- a CDS encoding CDP-glycerol glycerophosphotransferase family protein — translation MKRTGLIERSLRTIMKVFTWLPQKSNRVLFESFLGKQYSDSPRAIYELMRTMHPECELIFSKQRGVTFPPDVKTVDRLTFRWIYLLATSRVWVSNSRLPSWLIKPKKTYYLQTWHGTPLKKLALDMDDVQMANTTTERYKQGFKQETAKWSGLISPNAYSSSIFRRAFAFEGEMLEIGYPRNDIFYQEARHAKIKETVYRHYEIDSSKKVLLYAPTWRDNAFEGQGKYSFELPFSLEEFEKRFGDEYVLLIRMHYLVGSRLDVTAYPSVRNASDYPDIAELYMASDALITDYSSVMFDFAHLSRPILFYTYDLEHYRDQLRGFYFDFEQEAPGPLLSTETALFEELNQLDDWHTRYASAFRAFQETYCQWDDGQASERAMKTIIKRIYG, via the coding sequence ATGAAACGAACAGGCTTGATTGAACGCAGTCTGCGAACCATCATGAAAGTCTTTACGTGGTTGCCACAAAAATCAAATCGAGTCCTTTTCGAGAGTTTTCTCGGAAAGCAATATAGTGACAGTCCGCGTGCCATCTACGAATTGATGCGTACGATGCATCCGGAATGTGAGTTGATTTTTAGTAAACAACGAGGTGTTACGTTTCCGCCAGACGTCAAGACGGTAGATCGGTTGACGTTTCGCTGGATTTATTTGCTCGCGACGTCACGGGTCTGGGTATCAAACAGTCGGTTACCGAGTTGGTTGATCAAACCGAAAAAAACGTATTATCTCCAAACATGGCACGGCACACCGCTCAAAAAGCTCGCGCTTGATATGGATGATGTCCAAATGGCGAATACGACGACGGAGCGGTACAAGCAAGGATTTAAGCAAGAGACTGCAAAATGGTCCGGCTTAATTTCCCCGAATGCCTACTCTAGTTCAATCTTTCGGCGGGCATTTGCTTTTGAAGGTGAGATGCTAGAAATTGGATACCCTCGAAATGATATATTTTATCAAGAGGCACGGCATGCTAAAATCAAAGAAACGGTTTATCGCCACTATGAGATTGATTCTTCGAAAAAAGTCTTGCTGTATGCACCTACTTGGCGAGATAATGCGTTCGAAGGTCAAGGGAAATATTCATTTGAGCTGCCCTTTTCGTTAGAAGAATTTGAAAAGCGATTCGGGGATGAATATGTCCTGCTTATTCGAATGCACTATTTAGTCGGAAGTCGTCTCGACGTCACTGCTTATCCATCCGTTCGAAATGCATCGGACTACCCGGATATCGCGGAGCTCTATATGGCGTCAGACGCTTTGATCACGGATTATTCTTCTGTCATGTTCGATTTTGCGCATTTATCGCGTCCGATTTTATTCTATACGTATGACTTAGAACATTATCGCGATCAGTTGCGCGGATTTTACTTCGATTTTGAACAGGAGGCACCGGGACCATTATTATCCACTGAGACAGCACTATTTGAAGAATTGAATCAGTTGGATGATTGGCACACACGGTATGCGTCAGCATTCCGAGCGTTCCAAGAGACGTATTGTCAATGGGATGATGGGCAGGCTTCAGAACGGGCGATGAAGACGATCATAAAGAGAATTTACGGATAA